The following proteins are encoded in a genomic region of Gemmatimonadaceae bacterium:
- a CDS encoding TldD/PmbA family protein — translation MNSRRDFLKKFGAGAALTLYSRDLFGQVLADSPKGRVLETRFKGLADIMLAEGKMAGCSYVDVRFTMTSTLPGATVNLRPGAAPGGPGGGGGRGAGGGGGFGGGGRGGRGGGRGQQGIPSDADRQPGGFGVRVIHSGVWGFASSPILTEDELRRVTRVAVEVAKASAIAKKTDMKLAPVKPYQEHYITPMVKHPTSVSQTDKQNWAQAIADKAAAVKGVTAVNVSVNHGYEWRYFASSEGSYIEQELFTTTPNMSVTAKVGDATRTRQYPGVGGTGGWEFAENCDFLAQAEKVATDAVEMCTAKPLGSSGFKDLILSPSHAMLTIHEIVAHATELDRIVGYEANYAGTSFVKLSDVGKLKYGSKLFNVTADKTGPGLGTTGFDDDGVKTQQWPLVRDGVLVGLQTNRETAHYMGEKESRGCTFGTSWRDYPFLRMPNVHLDPGPANSPTRDELIADVKDGVMIDGRGSYSIDQQRYNGQFGGHIFWEIKNGKITRQVTDVTYNAITTDFWKNLDGITGPKEWQMHGTGGDAKGQPVQTNTISHGSPWLLIRKINVGAAFD, via the coding sequence ATGAATTCACGTCGCGATTTTCTGAAGAAGTTCGGTGCCGGTGCGGCGCTCACGCTGTACTCGCGCGATCTGTTCGGGCAGGTGCTCGCCGATTCCCCGAAGGGCCGCGTACTCGAGACGCGCTTCAAGGGGCTCGCCGACATCATGCTCGCCGAAGGCAAGATGGCCGGCTGCAGTTATGTGGACGTGCGCTTCACCATGACGTCCACGTTGCCGGGTGCCACCGTGAACCTGCGTCCGGGGGCGGCGCCGGGTGGTCCCGGCGGCGGCGGCGGGCGCGGGGCCGGTGGTGGCGGTGGCTTTGGTGGCGGTGGCCGTGGCGGTCGTGGCGGCGGTCGCGGGCAGCAGGGCATTCCGAGCGACGCCGATCGGCAGCCGGGTGGCTTTGGCGTGCGCGTCATTCACAGTGGTGTGTGGGGTTTTGCCTCGAGCCCCATCCTCACCGAAGACGAACTCCGTCGCGTGACGCGCGTGGCCGTTGAAGTGGCGAAGGCCAGTGCCATCGCCAAGAAGACGGACATGAAGCTCGCGCCGGTCAAGCCGTACCAGGAGCACTACATCACGCCGATGGTGAAGCATCCCACGAGCGTGTCGCAGACCGACAAGCAGAACTGGGCGCAGGCGATCGCCGACAAGGCGGCGGCGGTGAAGGGCGTCACGGCGGTGAACGTGAGCGTCAATCACGGCTACGAGTGGCGCTACTTCGCGAGCAGCGAAGGCTCGTACATCGAGCAGGAGCTGTTCACCACCACGCCCAACATGTCCGTCACGGCCAAGGTGGGTGACGCGACGCGCACGCGGCAGTATCCGGGTGTGGGCGGCACGGGCGGATGGGAGTTCGCCGAGAACTGCGACTTCCTCGCGCAGGCCGAGAAGGTGGCCACCGATGCGGTGGAGATGTGCACGGCCAAGCCCCTCGGCTCGAGTGGCTTCAAGGATCTGATCCTGTCGCCGAGTCACGCGATGCTCACGATTCACGAGATCGTGGCGCACGCCACCGAACTCGATCGCATCGTGGGTTACGAAGCCAACTACGCCGGCACGAGTTTCGTGAAGCTCAGCGACGTGGGGAAGCTCAAGTACGGCTCCAAGCTCTTCAACGTCACCGCCGACAAGACGGGCCCGGGCCTCGGCACGACCGGCTTCGACGACGACGGCGTGAAGACGCAGCAGTGGCCGCTCGTGCGGGACGGCGTGCTGGTGGGGCTGCAGACGAACCGCGAAACCGCGCACTACATGGGCGAGAAGGAAAGCCGCGGCTGCACCTTCGGCACCTCGTGGCGCGACTATCCGTTCCTCCGCATGCCGAACGTGCACCTCGATCCGGGTCCGGCCAACAGCCCGACGCGTGATGAGCTCATTGCCGATGTGAAGGACGGCGTGATGATCGACGGCCGCGGTTCGTACTCGATCGACCAGCAGCGCTACAACGGCCAGTTCGGTGGTCACATCTTCTGGGAGATCAAGAACGGCAAGATCACGCGCCAGGTGACCGACGTGACGTACAACGCGATCACGACGGACTTCTGGAAGAACCTCGACGGCATCACCGGCCCCAAGGAATGGCAGATGCACGGCACCGGCGGCGACGCCAAGGGTCAGCCGGTGCAGACCAACACCATTTCGCACGGCTCGCCCTGGTTGCTGATCCGCAAGATCAACGTCGGCGCCGCGTTCGACTGA